The Ornithorhynchus anatinus isolate Pmale09 chromosome X2, mOrnAna1.pri.v4, whole genome shotgun sequence genome window below encodes:
- the LOC120638105 gene encoding bromodomain-containing protein 8-like → MEPLCIGGEGAAHGGGARPGRGPPEGSDAREAGGEAREPPPGAAGPGTPREADGGAGPQGSGRQEHGEPDAEEGPAGLPAGGPGDGAAVAAAGPARAPLDFFFGSGTAASRRTGGSRGDPDQDHLLLKKTLLPVWKMIASHRFSSPFLKPVSDRQAPGYKDVVKRPMDLTSLKRSLSKGRIGSAAQFQRDLMLMFLNAVMYNAADHHVYRMAVDMQREVLEQIQVLSIWLDRQREMSGLD, encoded by the exons ATGGAGCCTCTGTGCATCGGTGGCGAGGGAGCCGCtcacgggggcggggcccggccgggtcgCGGCCCCCCCGAAGGGAGCGACGCCCGCGAGGCGGGCGGGGAGGCCCGAGAGCCGCCCCCCGGAGCCGCCGGACCGGGGACCCCGCGAGAGGCCGACGGAGGAGCGGGCCCGCAG GGCAGCGGCCGGCAGGAGCACGGGGAGCCAGACGCGGAGGAGGGTCCGGCCGGGCTCCCGGCCGGTGGGCCCGGCGATggcgccgccgtcgccgccgccggcccggccaGGGCCCCCCTGGACTTCTTCTTCGGCAGCGGCACCGCCGCCTCGCGACG GACCGGCGGGAGCCGGGGTGATCCCGACCAGGACCACCTGCTCCTCAAGAAGACGCTTCTGCCCGTCTGGAAGATGATTGCCAGTCACAG GTTCAGCAGTCCGTTTCTAAAGCCGGTGTCAGACCGGCAGGCCCCGGGGTACAAGGACGTGGTGAAAAG ACCCATGGACCTGACCAGCCTGAAGAGGAGCCTGTCCAAGGGGCGGATCGGCAGCGCGGCCCAGTTCCAGAGGGACCTCATGCTCATGTTCCTCAACGCCGTCATGTACAACGCCGCCGACCACCACGTCTACCGTATGGCCGTGGACATGCAGAGGGAGGTCCTGGAGCAGATCCAG